The Homo sapiens chromosome 5, GRCh38.p14 Primary Assembly genome includes a window with the following:
- the ERAP1 gene encoding endoplasmic reticulum aminopeptidase 1 isoform X5: MVFLPLKWSLATMSFLLSSLLALLTVSTPSWCQSTEASPKRSDGTPFPWNKIRLPEYVIPVHYDLLIHANLTTLTFWGTTKVEITASQPTSTIILHSHHLQISRATLRKGAGERLSEEPLQVLEHPRQEQIALLAPEPLLVGLPYTVVIHYAGNLSETFHGFYKSTYRTKEGELRILASTQFEPTAARMAFPCFDEPAFKASFSIKIRREPRHLAISNMPLVKSVTVAEGLIEDHFDVTVKMSTYLVAFIISDFESVSKITKSGVKVSVYAVPDKINQADYALDAAVTLLEFYEDYFSIPYPLPKQDLAAIPDFQSGAMENWGLTTYRESALLFDAEKSSASSKLGITMTVAHELAHQWFGNLVTMEWWNDLWLNEGFAKFMEFVSVSVTHPELKVGDYFFGKCFDAMEVDALNSSHPVSTPVENPAQIREMFDDVSYDKGACILNMLREYLSADAFKSGIVQYLQKHSYKNTKNEDLWDSMASICPTDGVKGMDGFCSRSQHSSSSSVPVACSIDIHHQQIRHGPSIFAKNKNRCAHPPRRGGMDQI; the protein is encoded by the exons CCTCACTGTTGGCTCTCTTAACTGTGTCCACTCCTTCATGGTGTCAGAGCACTGAAGCATCTCCAAAACGTAGTGATGGGACACCATTTCCTTGGAATAAAATACGACTTCCTGAGTACGTCATCCCAGTTCATTATGATCTCTTGATCCATGCAAACCTTACCACGCTGACCTTCTGGGGAACCACGAAAGTAGAAATCACAGCCAGTCAGCCCACCAGCACCATCATCCTGCATAGTCACCACCTGCAGATATCTAGGGCCACCCTCAGGAAGGGAGCTGGAGAGAGGCTATCGGAAGAACCCCTGCAGGTCCTGGAACACCCCCGTCAGGAGCAAATTGCACTGCTGGCTCCCGAGCCCCTCCTTGTCGGGCTCCCGTACACAGTTGTCATTCACTATGCTGGCAATCTTTCGGAGACTTTCCACGGATTTTACAAAAGCACCTACAGAACCAAGGAAGGGGAactgag GATACTAGCATCAACACAATTTGAACCCACTGCAGCTAGAATGGCCTTTCCCTGCTTTGATGAACCTGCCTTCAAAGCAAGTTTCTCAATCAAAATTAGAAGAGAGCCAAGGCACCTAGCCATCTCCAATATGCCATTG GTGAAATCTGTGACTGTTGCTGAAGGACTCATAGAAGACCATTTTGATGTCACTGTGAAGATGAGCACCTATCTGGTGGCCTTCATCATTTCAGATTTTGAGTCTGTCAGCAAGATAACCAAGAGTGGAGTCAAG GTTTCTGTTTATGCTGTGCCAGACAAGATAAATCAAGCAGATTATGCACTGGATGCTGCGGTGACTCTTCTAGAATTTTATGAGGATTATTTCAGCATACCGTATCCCCTACCCAAACAAG ATCTTGCTGCTATTCCCGACTTTCAGTCTGGTGCTATGGAAAACTGGGGACTGACAACATATAGAGAATCTGCTCTGTTGTTTGATGCAGAAAAGTCTTCTGCATCAAGTAAGCTTGGCATCACAATGACTGTGGCCCATGAACTGGCTCACCAG TGGTTTGGGAACCTGGTCACTATGGAATGGTGGAATGATCTTTGGCTAAATGAAGGATTTGCCAAATTTATGGAGTTTGTGTCTGTCAGTGTGACCCATCCTGAACTGAAAGTT GGAGATTATTTCTTTGGCAAATGTTTTGACGCAATGGAGGTAGATGCTTTAAATTCCTCACACCCTGTGTCTACACCTGTGGAAAATCCTGCTCAGATCCGGGAGATGTTTGATGATGTTTCTTATGATAAG GGAGCTTGTATTCTGAATATGCTAAGGGAGTATCTTAGTGCTGACGCATTTAAAAGTGGTATTGTACAGTATCTCCAGAAGCAtagctataaaaatacaaaaaacgagGACCTGTGGGATAGTATGGCAAGT attTGCCCTACAGATGGTGTAAAAGGGATGGATGGCTTTTGCTCTAGAAGTCAACATTCATCTTCATCCTCA GTACCTGTGGCATGTTCCATTGACATTCATCACCAGCAAATCCGACATGGTCCATCGATttttgctaaaaacaaaaacag ATGTGCTCATCCTCCCAGAAGAGGTGGAATGGATCAAATTTAA